Proteins from a genomic interval of Chryseobacterium indologenes:
- a CDS encoding sigma-70 family RNA polymerase sigma factor encodes MWSLNRHIRIEEQQYHKLLHKFNPLIFSLIYKKINNRDDVLDVFQNVIIHIWEYRSKLDAGNIESIVVKTCQQEIAHFYRNAKIDKTSDLPLHFSDTSHEDLIIAENKERNLSEIETAIEELFPPLRRKIFKMNKIEGVTQEKIAANFNISKRTVEKHIHQSMIYLRDKVKITK; translated from the coding sequence ATGTGGTCTCTTAACCGACATATCAGAATTGAAGAACAACAATATCATAAGCTTCTTCATAAATTTAATCCACTAATATTTTCTCTCATTTATAAAAAGATCAATAATAGGGACGATGTTTTGGATGTCTTTCAGAATGTCATTATTCATATATGGGAATATCGGTCTAAACTGGATGCTGGCAATATTGAAAGCATAGTTGTAAAAACCTGCCAACAGGAAATAGCACATTTTTATAGGAACGCAAAAATCGATAAAACTAGCGATCTACCCTTACATTTTTCCGATACTTCGCATGAAGATTTAATCATTGCAGAAAATAAGGAGCGAAATCTCTCAGAAATAGAAACAGCAATTGAAGAGTTATTTCCTCCGCTTCGTAGAAAAATTTTCAAAATGAATAAAATAGAGGGTGTCACGCAAGAGAAAATTGCCGCTAATTTCAATATCTCCAAAAGAACGGTTGAAAAGCATATACATCAATCTATGATCTACCTGAGAGACAAAGTGAAAATTACTAAATGA
- a CDS encoding FecR family protein, translating to MKDNFPYLTEEEENKVWTNALIAIRRKEKQKRNRKNIMYGGIAAVVILSGSVLGYNFLIKPDVYMAVSDPRKVLLPDKSEVILQKGAKLTVEKSFPSDTREVTLDGDAIFKISKSKEHPFIVHGRNYETKVLGTVFKIYQNEKSFSVDLYEGKVLVYRSEKPNESFELKPKETFSNLGTVQVARISATSRSTESQLKSSLSFNDCSLSKVAQIIEETYNVKMIIPDKDKVVKITISSTNSTAKSLIEIIAFQLDFKIKQINDKTFQLE from the coding sequence ATGAAAGACAATTTTCCCTATCTCACAGAGGAAGAAGAGAATAAAGTATGGACAAATGCTTTAATCGCTATTCGTCGTAAAGAAAAGCAAAAAAGAAATCGTAAAAATATAATGTACGGCGGCATTGCTGCAGTCGTGATTTTAAGTGGTAGCGTTTTAGGCTATAATTTTTTGATTAAGCCAGATGTCTATATGGCCGTTTCTGATCCTCGTAAGGTCTTACTGCCTGACAAATCAGAAGTAATTTTACAAAAAGGAGCGAAGCTGACTGTTGAAAAGTCATTTCCTTCAGATACACGTGAAGTTACACTTGATGGAGACGCAATCTTTAAAATTTCTAAATCAAAAGAACATCCATTTATTGTTCATGGTAGAAATTATGAGACTAAAGTATTGGGAACCGTTTTTAAGATTTATCAAAATGAAAAATCTTTCAGTGTTGACCTGTATGAAGGTAAGGTGTTGGTCTATAGATCTGAAAAACCTAACGAATCATTTGAACTAAAACCAAAAGAAACGTTTTCAAATTTGGGAACTGTACAAGTTGCAAGAATATCTGCCACATCACGGTCAACAGAATCTCAACTTAAATCAAGTTTATCCTTCAACGATTGCTCACTAAGTAAAGTAGCCCAAATCATAGAAGAAACCTATAACGTAAAAATGATAATCCCTGATAAAGATAAGGTGGTTAAGATTACGATTTCATCTACTAATTCTACCGCTAAATCCCTTATTGAAATCATTGCTTTCCAGCTGGATTTCAAAATAAAACAAATCAATGATAAAACATTTCAATTGGAGTGA